A stretch of Flexivirga aerilata DNA encodes these proteins:
- a CDS encoding NlpC/P60 family protein — MVTSRKGLVLTGSLLSIPATAASLVHAAPAQADPGTGGARATTGNAGVRAATPTQVVYLQSGSTGSYVRVVQQRLGGLAVDGIFGWRTDAKVKAFQSSKGLVADGIVGPLTWTALGGFPGSTTPAPPTTTPTPPTQNPPTCSVSQIRYGSTGSLVSVAQQRLGGLNVDGVFGVDTLSKVKAFQSSKGLVADGIVGTATWSALGGYPCGTNTPTPPTTPAPPTTTPPADAGLSAVVSIARKYLGVPYVWGGSSPSQGFDCSGLTSYVYKQAGLSIPRTASQQQRYMKATTNPQPGDLVFFGYPAYHVGIYIGNNQMIAAPKPGDVVKQQQIWTTPAGYGTLR; from the coding sequence GTGGTGACATCGCGCAAGGGCCTGGTGCTCACCGGGTCGTTGCTCAGCATTCCTGCGACGGCGGCGAGCCTGGTGCACGCCGCGCCGGCGCAGGCCGATCCGGGCACCGGTGGCGCGCGTGCGACCACGGGTAACGCGGGCGTGCGGGCCGCGACCCCGACGCAGGTGGTCTACCTGCAGTCGGGATCGACCGGCAGCTACGTGCGCGTCGTGCAGCAGCGGCTGGGTGGGCTGGCGGTGGACGGCATCTTCGGGTGGCGCACCGACGCCAAGGTGAAGGCCTTCCAGTCGAGCAAGGGTCTGGTGGCCGACGGCATCGTCGGACCGCTGACCTGGACCGCGCTGGGCGGCTTCCCGGGCTCGACGACCCCGGCGCCGCCCACTACGACGCCGACCCCGCCCACCCAGAACCCGCCGACCTGCTCGGTGAGCCAGATCCGCTACGGATCGACCGGTTCGCTGGTGTCGGTCGCGCAGCAGCGGCTCGGCGGGCTCAACGTCGACGGCGTCTTCGGCGTCGACACGCTGTCGAAGGTGAAGGCGTTCCAGTCGAGCAAGGGCCTGGTGGCCGACGGCATCGTCGGCACCGCGACCTGGTCGGCGCTCGGCGGCTACCCGTGCGGGACGAACACCCCGACGCCGCCGACGACCCCTGCACCGCCCACGACGACCCCGCCGGCCGACGCGGGCCTCAGCGCTGTGGTGTCGATCGCGCGCAAGTATCTCGGCGTGCCGTATGTGTGGGGCGGGTCCTCCCCGTCGCAGGGCTTCGACTGCTCGGGGCTCACGTCATACGTCTATAAGCAGGCGGGGCTGTCGATTCCGCGTACGGCGAGTCAGCAGCAGCGCTACATGAAGGCGACCACCAACCCGCAGCCGGGCGACCTGGTCTTCTTCGGTTACCCGGCCTACCACGTGGGCATCTACATCGGGAACAACCAGATGATCGCCGCCCCGAAGCCGGGCGACGTCGTCAAGCAGCAGCAGATCTGGACCACCCCTGCGGGGTACGGCACGCTGCGCTGA
- a CDS encoding DUF6318 family protein, with protein MSMDNARVTTRSGAAVLLLGGLLAVSGCSGSSGGSEGAGSSGGSPTSYSVPPPSSTAPSATATGTSASAPAGSASGTAAGAPGVPEPARQHTEAGARAFVEYYVARLNAAALKPVLDPVKEISTPSCKTCGQWTEALNRLVTNNEHYGRDVFKRPGAIKVLSVDKVEKHLFFDLIQTDSPILSSSGAVARAGSPSTTKIVFLIDWTPDGWRTREVQTNED; from the coding sequence ATGTCGATGGACAACGCACGAGTCACCACCCGCAGCGGGGCCGCTGTGCTGCTGTTGGGCGGCCTGCTGGCCGTCTCCGGCTGCAGTGGGAGTTCGGGTGGGTCGGAGGGGGCGGGCAGTTCCGGCGGCTCGCCGACGAGCTATTCGGTGCCGCCGCCGAGCAGCACGGCACCGAGCGCTACGGCGACGGGCACGAGCGCGTCGGCGCCGGCTGGGTCCGCGTCCGGGACGGCCGCCGGGGCGCCCGGGGTTCCCGAGCCCGCCCGCCAGCACACCGAGGCGGGGGCGCGGGCGTTTGTGGAGTACTACGTTGCCAGGCTCAATGCGGCTGCGTTGAAACCAGTGCTCGACCCGGTCAAGGAAATCTCGACGCCGAGCTGCAAAACCTGTGGTCAGTGGACGGAGGCATTGAACCGCTTAGTGACTAACAATGAGCATTACGGCCGGGACGTATTCAAGCGACCTGGGGCGATCAAAGTCCTTAGCGTGGACAAGGTCGAAAAGCATCTATTCTTCGATCTAATCCAGACCGACTCTCCAATACTTTCCTCGTCTGGCGCGGTAGCGCGCGCGGGATCACCGTCGACTACGAAGATCGTATTTTTGATCGATTGGACGCCCGACGGTTGGCGAACTCGTGAGGTTCAAACTAATGAAGACTAG
- the dnaB gene encoding replicative DNA helicase, whose translation MAEFPGEYPPDSGGTGGGLVPPQDVPAEQSVLGSMLLSKDAIADAAEAVDGRDFYRPAHEAIYEAIIDLYGRGEPADAITVADELTKRGELQRIGGQAYLHELIQGVPTAANAGFYAEIVAERAVLRRLVDAGTRIVQLGHTEGGGDVVDIINAAQAEVFGVTAGKESEDYVRLGEVISETADEIDAASSSNGEMTGVPTGFTDLDTLTNGLHPGQMIVVAARPAVGKSTLGLDIARAASIKAGMASVVFSLEMSKTEISMRLLSAEGGIQLQHMRKGTMRDEDWTRLATTMGKVADAPLFIDDSPNMSLMEIRSKCRRLRERNNLKLVIIDYLQLMTSGKRVESRQQEVSEFSRALKLLAKELNVPVIAISQLNRGPEQRTDKRPQMSDLRESGSIEQDADMVILLHREDSYDKESERAGEADLIVAKHRNGPTDTITVAFQGHYSRFTNMAQNF comes from the coding sequence ATTGCTGAGTTCCCCGGTGAATACCCCCCGGACTCGGGTGGCACCGGAGGTGGCTTGGTGCCGCCGCAGGACGTGCCGGCCGAGCAGTCGGTGCTCGGCAGCATGCTGCTGTCCAAGGACGCGATCGCCGACGCGGCCGAGGCCGTCGACGGGCGGGACTTCTACCGCCCGGCGCACGAGGCGATCTACGAGGCGATCATCGACCTCTACGGTCGCGGCGAGCCCGCCGACGCGATCACCGTCGCCGACGAGCTGACCAAACGCGGCGAACTGCAGCGCATCGGCGGCCAGGCCTACCTGCACGAGCTGATCCAGGGCGTGCCGACCGCCGCCAACGCCGGCTTCTACGCCGAGATCGTCGCCGAGCGGGCAGTGCTGCGCCGCCTCGTCGACGCCGGCACCCGCATCGTCCAGCTCGGCCACACCGAGGGCGGCGGCGACGTCGTCGACATCATCAACGCCGCCCAGGCCGAGGTCTTCGGCGTGACCGCCGGCAAGGAGTCCGAGGACTACGTCCGGCTTGGCGAGGTCATCTCCGAGACCGCCGACGAGATCGACGCCGCCAGCAGCAGCAACGGCGAAATGACCGGTGTGCCAACGGGATTCACCGACCTCGACACGCTCACCAACGGATTGCACCCCGGGCAGATGATCGTCGTTGCGGCGAGACCAGCTGTCGGCAAATCGACCCTGGGACTAGACATCGCGCGCGCGGCCTCCATCAAGGCCGGTATGGCGAGCGTCGTCTTCTCGCTCGAGATGAGCAAGACCGAGATCTCTATGCGGCTGCTGTCCGCCGAGGGAGGCATCCAGTTGCAGCACATGCGCAAGGGCACGATGCGCGACGAGGACTGGACGCGCCTCGCGACGACGATGGGCAAGGTCGCCGACGCCCCGCTCTTCATCGACGATTCGCCCAACATGTCGCTGATGGAGATCCGGTCCAAATGTCGCCGGCTGCGCGAGCGCAACAACCTCAAGCTCGTCATCATCGACTATCTGCAGCTGATGACTTCGGGTAAGCGCGTCGAATCCCGCCAGCAGGAGGTTTCGGAGTTTTCCCGTGCGCTCAAGCTGCTCGCGAAGGAATTGAACGTCCCGGTCATCGCGATCTCCCAGCTCAACCGTGGACCCGAGCAACGCACCGACAAGCGCCCGCAGATGTCGGACCTGCGTGAATCCGGCTCGATCGAGCAGGACGCCGACATGGTGATCCTGCTACACCGCGAGGATTCCTACGACAAGGAGTCCGAGCGTGCCGGCGAGGCCGACCTGATTGTCGCCAAGCACCGTAATGGTCCGACCGACACGATTACGGTTGCGTTTCAGGGGCACTATTCGCGATTTACGAATATGGCGCAGAATTTCTGA
- a CDS encoding 4Fe-4S binding protein: MLHVVGSPCIDVKDRACMDECPADAIYQGRRQAFINPAECIGCGNCALVCPVGAIKPLSSLPETWKPYERRARSIFETLGATTGGTTFEGTLPEPDDDLPLAG; this comes from the coding sequence ATGCTTCACGTCGTAGGAAGTCCGTGCATCGATGTCAAGGACCGCGCTTGCATGGACGAGTGTCCGGCGGACGCCATCTATCAGGGCCGTCGGCAGGCCTTCATCAACCCAGCCGAGTGCATAGGATGTGGCAACTGCGCGCTGGTGTGTCCGGTCGGAGCAATCAAGCCGCTGTCGTCGCTGCCCGAGACCTGGAAGCCATACGAACGGCGCGCGCGCTCCATCTTCGAAACGCTCGGTGCCACTACCGGTGGGACGACCTTCGAAGGAACGCTGCCCGAGCCGGATGACGACCTCCCGCTCGCGGGTTGA
- a CDS encoding NAD(P)/FAD-dependent oxidoreductase, producing the protein MFTDDLDLVVVGLGPAGLFATYYAQLRGLRTGVVDVLDRPGGQVAELLPDKNIYDVAGHPAIRGRDLISALTEQIGSWPTTSLLGHELVSIRRHGPSWILGTDQGESLRARAVVLCGGAGRFRPRTLPGADSFLGRGAGYACPTGVDLGHCVVVGGGDSAVDAALALEQVAASVTLVHRSSRFRAHEATVTQLERSSVQLRLGSEITGCNGRDRLESVVCLDRTGQHDVLPAQHLTIALGLITRPAPFTEWGITNEAGKIVVDSSMQTSQTGIFAAGDAVTYPGKVPLITSGFGEAATAVNNAAVIARHDLMLDPGHSSLRPPPDASAHPA; encoded by the coding sequence ATGTTCACTGATGATCTAGACCTCGTGGTCGTCGGTCTGGGGCCAGCCGGCTTGTTCGCGACGTACTACGCCCAGTTGCGCGGACTGCGAACAGGTGTGGTCGACGTCCTCGATCGCCCGGGCGGTCAGGTCGCTGAGCTGTTGCCCGACAAGAACATCTACGACGTGGCTGGGCACCCGGCAATCCGCGGACGTGACCTCATCAGCGCGCTCACAGAGCAGATTGGCTCGTGGCCGACCACGTCACTTCTTGGCCACGAACTCGTTTCCATACGACGGCACGGTCCTTCGTGGATACTCGGTACCGACCAGGGCGAGAGCCTCCGGGCACGAGCCGTGGTGCTCTGCGGCGGCGCGGGGCGGTTCCGGCCGCGGACCCTGCCAGGCGCCGACAGCTTCCTGGGCCGGGGCGCTGGGTACGCCTGCCCCACGGGGGTGGACCTCGGCCACTGTGTCGTGGTCGGCGGCGGCGACAGCGCGGTCGATGCGGCCCTGGCTCTGGAACAGGTCGCGGCATCGGTCACTCTCGTGCATCGCAGCAGCCGATTCCGCGCACATGAGGCAACCGTTACGCAGCTCGAACGGTCCAGCGTGCAGCTTCGGCTGGGAAGCGAGATCACCGGCTGCAACGGCCGGGACCGACTTGAGAGCGTGGTCTGTCTGGACCGCACGGGCCAGCACGACGTACTCCCCGCGCAACACCTGACTATCGCGCTCGGCCTGATCACGCGCCCGGCTCCATTTACGGAGTGGGGTATCACCAACGAGGCGGGCAAAATCGTCGTCGATAGCTCGATGCAGACGTCGCAAACCGGCATTTTCGCTGCGGGCGATGCCGTCACCTACCCAGGCAAGGTGCCGCTCATCACGAGCGGTTTCGGTGAAGCAGCCACCGCGGTCAACAACGCCGCCGTGATCGCCCGCCATGACCTCATGCTCGACCCAGGGCACTCATCACTGCGCCCTCCCCCAGACGCCTCCGCTCATCCCGCGTGA
- a CDS encoding NAD(P)/FAD-dependent oxidoreductase: MEVEHDVLVIGGGPAGATAAALLAEQGLDVIVLEREKFPRYHVGESLVPGVMSVLERLDLVDRVAAAGFQRKNGISLLWGAERETWTVYFNEGEPKYGFAYEVKRADFDHLLLSRARELGALVVEEAAVSNVLFEDGRAVGAEYRMGEGQETQSVRARYVVDASGQAKLMARSHGDLEWHDDLKNVAIWTYFQGGTQLPGDDRGNIFTEYHRDGWLWCIPFSDGSRSVGFVGPNANFLASGKSAAEFFAEKLGTAQEIPRLLEDATRVADFRATKDWSYQATSFHGPGYLLAGDSAAFVDPLFSTGVMLAMRSGAAAADTVAAILTDDPAKEQGHQQNYEDTYRSFFDTVVSFVRYFYDARRNREDYWRRAQQMIDPVRELAQREDFVKLISGLGGASRVMELPDDDADVA; this comes from the coding sequence ATGGAGGTTGAGCACGACGTGCTGGTCATCGGGGGTGGTCCCGCCGGAGCGACCGCAGCCGCGCTGCTGGCCGAGCAGGGCCTGGACGTCATCGTCCTGGAGCGGGAGAAGTTCCCGCGATATCACGTGGGAGAGTCACTCGTTCCTGGTGTGATGTCGGTGCTGGAGCGGCTTGATCTCGTCGACCGGGTCGCCGCGGCGGGCTTCCAGCGCAAGAACGGCATCTCGTTGCTGTGGGGCGCTGAGCGCGAGACCTGGACGGTGTATTTCAACGAGGGCGAACCGAAGTACGGGTTCGCGTACGAAGTCAAGCGTGCGGACTTCGACCACCTGCTACTCAGCCGTGCACGTGAACTTGGAGCCCTCGTCGTGGAGGAAGCCGCGGTCTCCAACGTGCTGTTCGAGGACGGGCGCGCCGTAGGTGCCGAGTACCGAATGGGCGAGGGGCAGGAGACCCAATCGGTGCGTGCCCGTTACGTCGTGGACGCGAGTGGACAGGCCAAGCTGATGGCGCGCTCCCACGGTGATCTGGAATGGCACGACGACCTGAAGAACGTCGCCATCTGGACCTACTTCCAAGGAGGTACCCAGCTCCCGGGCGACGACCGCGGGAACATCTTCACCGAGTATCACCGGGACGGCTGGCTCTGGTGCATCCCGTTTAGCGACGGCTCCCGAAGCGTGGGCTTCGTCGGTCCGAACGCCAATTTCCTGGCCAGCGGCAAGTCAGCAGCCGAGTTCTTTGCAGAGAAGCTTGGCACCGCTCAGGAGATCCCGCGCCTACTGGAGGACGCCACTCGGGTCGCCGACTTCCGAGCTACCAAAGATTGGTCCTACCAGGCGACCAGCTTCCACGGCCCAGGTTACCTGCTGGCAGGCGACTCAGCGGCCTTCGTCGATCCGCTCTTCTCCACCGGCGTGATGCTCGCCATGCGCTCCGGCGCGGCCGCTGCTGACACCGTCGCCGCGATCCTCACGGACGACCCGGCCAAGGAGCAGGGGCACCAGCAGAACTACGAGGACACCTACCGCTCCTTCTTCGACACCGTCGTCTCTTTCGTCCGCTATTTCTACGACGCCCGGCGTAACCGGGAGGACTACTGGCGCCGCGCACAGCAGATGATCGATCCCGTCCGAGAACTCGCGCAGCGCGAAGACTTCGTCAAGCTCATCTCGGGTCTGGGCGGCGCCAGCCGAGTCATGGAACTCCCCGACGACGATGCCGACGTCGCCTGA
- a CDS encoding class I SAM-dependent methyltransferase, which yields MTTTTGATTAPTLQQAVTPARIMGISWGIAHTGTLIAALDLGIFTCIAQGYRRAREIATETGCSEEGIARLLDAVGALGLVEPQDDAGETSYALAPDAAAFLVEGRTGYIGDLRHMHHELNFTVWPTLADTVRAGSPTTDYFGSDGSSLWTQVTPYLDQLAAAAQQWLAPTLARRLPPDSSVLDLGCGSGGYSRLIAQSRTDASVIGVDRSEVIDAFSRKAADAGLSGQVCGVAGDLREVIRAEPDDSHDLVMLCNLLHGYDLTECQALMQQVARVLKPSGRVAIFEIVPDPLAPMSNPVATFFGLQMLMTSGGHAYDAATYRALCESVGLRYYEEARCPSGPQTLITAATSPL from the coding sequence ATGACGACAACCACAGGCGCAACCACCGCCCCGACTCTCCAACAGGCCGTCACTCCCGCGCGGATAATGGGAATCTCGTGGGGCATTGCCCATACGGGAACGCTAATTGCTGCGCTGGACCTCGGGATCTTCACGTGCATCGCCCAGGGCTATCGCCGAGCCAGGGAGATCGCCACCGAGACGGGATGCTCCGAGGAAGGTATCGCTCGCCTACTGGATGCGGTCGGCGCACTCGGCCTGGTAGAGCCGCAGGACGACGCGGGCGAGACGTCGTACGCCCTGGCTCCCGACGCCGCAGCGTTCCTGGTCGAGGGGCGAACGGGCTACATCGGCGACCTGCGGCACATGCACCACGAGCTGAACTTCACGGTATGGCCGACGCTGGCGGACACGGTCCGTGCCGGCTCACCGACCACGGACTATTTCGGGAGCGACGGTAGCAGCCTGTGGACTCAGGTCACGCCGTACCTCGACCAGCTCGCCGCGGCCGCCCAGCAGTGGCTGGCTCCGACCCTTGCACGTCGCCTTCCCCCCGACAGCAGCGTGCTAGACCTTGGATGCGGCTCGGGAGGCTACAGCCGGCTGATCGCGCAGAGCCGGACTGACGCGAGCGTCATCGGAGTCGATCGCTCGGAGGTCATCGACGCGTTCAGTCGCAAGGCCGCCGACGCCGGCTTGTCCGGTCAGGTCTGCGGCGTGGCGGGCGACCTGCGCGAGGTCATCCGGGCCGAGCCCGACGATAGCCACGACCTGGTAATGCTGTGCAACCTGCTCCACGGCTACGACCTGACCGAGTGCCAGGCGCTCATGCAGCAGGTCGCGCGCGTGCTCAAGCCGTCGGGTCGGGTCGCGATCTTCGAGATCGTCCCCGATCCGCTTGCGCCTATGAGCAATCCGGTGGCCACGTTCTTCGGTCTGCAGATGCTCATGACCAGCGGGGGGCACGCGTACGACGCCGCGACCTACCGCGCCCTCTGCGAGTCGGTCGGCCTTCGGTACTACGAGGAGGCTCGATGCCCGTCCGGGCCGCAGACCCTGATTACCGCTGCGACCAGTCCACTCTGA
- a CDS encoding MFS transporter, producing MTALAPPSRRNPKSHGSSLVPQLTRPALVVLLSAAFMQLLDSTIVNVAVPDIRADLHTGSSTVELIMAGYQAAFAAVLLVGGRLGDVHGRRRLFLLGMAGFVLASVACGLAGTGSQLVAARFAQGAFSGLMFPQVLAILKVSTPPAQRPKVFGIYGATVGLSTVLGPVLGGVLIDPLDAGWRSVFWVNVPIGLAALAAGRVLLPNTPPQRGRPVDLFSAALLASALLAVLFPLTFGRENGWPISGFVVMAAALVLFGLFVRRQARLDSIARHQQAKPAPVAPLALFAAPGFAVGAAANVVFFAGIGPFFFIFLLTLQLGMGESALTAGLATVPFAALGAVSSKRSALFARRLGSRVLVLGCGLQVAGHLMLMATLQVADQPTPWALAPALAVAGFGMGLFVAPVTEIVLRHVPHELAGAASGLLATCQQVGGAVGLALLGTLYFHLLGARPGPAGFQHTLTDALWWEVAVFVLAAAMCLRLPSPRTAPVQPTTV from the coding sequence ATGACTGCCCTTGCCCCGCCCTCACGCCGTAACCCGAAATCGCACGGGTCATCGCTGGTACCGCAGCTGACTCGGCCCGCGTTGGTCGTACTGCTCTCCGCAGCCTTCATGCAATTGCTCGACTCGACCATCGTCAACGTCGCCGTGCCTGACATCCGTGCCGACCTGCACACCGGTTCATCGACGGTCGAGCTGATCATGGCCGGTTACCAGGCCGCGTTCGCGGCCGTACTGCTCGTCGGCGGCCGACTCGGTGACGTCCATGGTCGGCGCCGGCTATTTCTCCTCGGGATGGCCGGGTTCGTCTTGGCTTCGGTCGCCTGCGGACTGGCGGGCACCGGGAGCCAGCTGGTCGCCGCTCGCTTCGCGCAAGGTGCGTTCTCCGGGCTGATGTTTCCGCAGGTGCTGGCCATCCTCAAGGTCAGTACGCCGCCGGCTCAGCGACCCAAGGTGTTCGGCATCTACGGCGCGACCGTCGGATTGTCCACGGTGCTCGGACCGGTTCTGGGCGGCGTCCTCATTGACCCGCTCGACGCCGGCTGGCGTTCGGTGTTCTGGGTAAACGTGCCGATTGGACTAGCAGCGCTAGCCGCGGGCAGAGTCCTCCTCCCAAACACACCACCCCAGCGCGGCCGACCCGTGGACCTGTTCAGCGCGGCGCTGCTTGCGTCGGCGCTGCTCGCGGTACTGTTCCCGCTTACATTCGGACGCGAGAACGGTTGGCCGATAAGCGGATTCGTCGTGATGGCCGCCGCCCTGGTGCTGTTCGGCCTGTTCGTACGTCGTCAAGCACGGCTCGACTCGATCGCCAGGCACCAGCAGGCAAAGCCCGCACCGGTCGCGCCTCTTGCACTGTTCGCGGCACCCGGGTTCGCGGTGGGAGCTGCAGCCAACGTGGTGTTCTTCGCCGGCATCGGTCCGTTCTTCTTCATCTTCCTGCTCACCCTCCAGCTGGGCATGGGTGAGTCCGCACTGACAGCCGGGCTGGCCACGGTGCCGTTCGCCGCATTGGGAGCAGTCTCGTCCAAACGGTCCGCGCTCTTCGCCCGACGCCTCGGTAGCAGGGTGCTCGTCCTCGGCTGCGGACTACAGGTCGCTGGCCACCTCATGCTGATGGCGACCCTGCAGGTCGCAGACCAACCGACCCCCTGGGCGTTGGCACCCGCGTTGGCAGTGGCCGGGTTCGGGATGGGGCTCTTCGTGGCTCCTGTCACTGAGATCGTCCTGCGACACGTGCCACATGAGCTGGCCGGCGCCGCCTCCGGGCTGCTGGCCACGTGTCAGCAGGTCGGTGGCGCTGTCGGCCTCGCTCTGCTGGGGACGCTCTACTTCCACCTGTTGGGCGCGCGGCCGGGTCCGGCGGGTTTCCAGCACACCTTGACCGACGCGCTCTGGTGGGAGGTGGCGGTCTTCGTCCTCGCCGCAGCGATGTGCCTACGGCTGCCGTCCCCCCGTACCGCACCTGTCCAGCCGACCACCGTCTGA
- a CDS encoding cytochrome P450: protein MTTTAEPDTTVEPAIRRLFTDPSVAANPYPTYRFLRENAPVHRSAFGHWVLSRYEDVEAVLRSPAVGKNVEAFIAGQGVRDWRSHESFTRMLDHLIWMNPPRHTRLRRLLASGFTPRAIQAFQPRIEERVGVLLEPLRDQREIDLLDVFAFPLPVAVIGTLLGVPQQDWPQFRRLVRDVTLCVEPSPSAEQLATADGAAHELNAYFDELIARRRRHPQDDLITHLVNVEIDGDRIAAGELTSLIQFLFGAGFETTTNLFGNGMLALLRHPGQLTLLRNHPDLIPGAVEELLRYDPSVQLTMRTALEDLPVGDHAIPRGDSIVLLLGAANHDPARYDNPDQLNVTRTEIHPLSFGGGIHFCLGAALGRLEGQCGFRALLSAFSDIELAGEPSWKSNLTLHGLLNLPLRVTSA, encoded by the coding sequence ATGACGACCACCGCCGAGCCCGACACCACGGTCGAACCCGCCATCCGTCGGCTGTTCACCGACCCGTCGGTGGCGGCCAATCCGTACCCCACCTACCGGTTCCTGCGCGAGAACGCGCCCGTGCACCGCAGCGCATTCGGGCATTGGGTGCTCAGCCGGTACGAAGACGTCGAGGCGGTGCTGCGGTCACCTGCCGTCGGCAAGAACGTCGAGGCCTTCATCGCAGGACAAGGTGTGCGGGACTGGCGATCCCACGAGTCGTTCACCCGGATGCTTGACCACCTGATCTGGATGAATCCGCCTCGCCATACCCGACTCCGTCGCCTCCTGGCGTCCGGCTTCACCCCGCGCGCCATCCAGGCCTTCCAGCCACGCATCGAGGAGCGGGTCGGAGTATTGCTCGAGCCGCTTCGGGACCAACGCGAGATCGACCTGTTGGATGTCTTCGCGTTCCCGCTTCCAGTCGCAGTCATCGGCACACTGCTCGGTGTACCGCAACAGGACTGGCCCCAGTTCCGGCGACTCGTCCGCGACGTCACGCTGTGCGTCGAACCCTCCCCCTCGGCGGAACAGTTGGCCACCGCCGACGGCGCGGCCCACGAACTCAACGCCTACTTCGACGAGCTCATCGCCCGCCGCAGACGTCATCCGCAAGACGACCTGATTACGCACCTCGTCAACGTCGAGATCGACGGCGACCGGATCGCCGCCGGCGAGCTGACCAGTCTGATCCAGTTCCTATTCGGCGCCGGGTTTGAGACCACGACCAACCTCTTCGGCAACGGCATGCTGGCGCTGCTCCGACACCCCGGACAGCTGACCCTCCTGCGCAACCACCCCGACCTCATCCCCGGGGCCGTGGAAGAGCTGCTGCGCTATGACCCATCTGTTCAGCTCACCATGCGTACAGCGCTGGAAGACCTCCCGGTCGGCGATCACGCGATCCCGAGAGGCGACTCCATCGTCCTGCTGCTCGGCGCGGCCAACCACGACCCGGCACGGTACGACAACCCCGACCAACTCAACGTGACCCGCACCGAGATCCACCCGCTGTCGTTCGGCGGAGGCATCCACTTCTGCCTCGGAGCGGCCCTCGGTCGGCTCGAAGGCCAGTGCGGGTTCCGCGCTCTGCTGTCGGCATTCAGCGATATCGAGCTTGCCGGAGAACCGTCCTGGAAGAGCAACCTGACCTTGCACGGCTTGCTGAACCTCCCGCTGCGAGTCACCTCAGCCTGA
- a CDS encoding VOC family protein, with protein MTRTTGLDFAALQVRDVDASATFYKDVLGLTEAPEGPPHAVVFATEPIPFAVREPMVDLDAVDRLGWGVALWFKADDVDGVHARVVAAGRPILTEPFDGPFGRTFAFADPDGYAITVHA; from the coding sequence ATGACACGCACCACCGGACTCGACTTTGCCGCCCTCCAGGTCCGCGATGTCGACGCATCGGCCACGTTCTACAAGGACGTCCTCGGCCTTACGGAGGCGCCCGAAGGGCCGCCCCACGCCGTCGTCTTTGCCACTGAGCCCATTCCGTTCGCAGTGCGCGAACCCATGGTCGACCTCGACGCGGTCGACCGACTCGGCTGGGGCGTGGCCCTGTGGTTCAAGGCCGACGACGTCGATGGCGTACACGCCAGGGTCGTCGCCGCGGGTCGTCCGATCCTGACGGAACCGTTCGACGGGCCGTTCGGGCGCACCTTCGCGTTCGCCGACCCCGATGGTTACGCGATCACCGTGCACGCCTGA
- a CDS encoding DNA-3-methyladenine glycosylase family protein, whose protein sequence is MSSSTTLEIEPRGPFDLRASAAFLAGFTPLQDTAQQPAAPEELVTAFTVDGEWSPQGVRVLQDPDGTVRCQFASPAGSAARDQVRRMLCLDIDGSALDQVAARDPHVADLMRRAPGLRPVLFASPYEAAAWSVLSQRVRMTQAAAVRARLCAELGDVVDIAGVRRTVFPRPDTLLRSAADLSLPDTARDRLQAVARAALDGQLDAAMLRSLDPQDALRRLLTIHGIGPFSAELTLVRGAGSPDMFPAQERRLRKVLSRVYHHSADDDQYFAEVSRAWSPLRSWVCFLFRTTEAIPLMFSARKLTPRKESPV, encoded by the coding sequence ATGAGCTCATCCACCACCCTGGAAATCGAACCGCGCGGCCCCTTTGATCTGAGGGCATCCGCCGCGTTCCTGGCCGGCTTCACACCATTGCAGGACACGGCACAGCAGCCGGCCGCCCCCGAGGAGCTGGTGACCGCATTCACCGTCGACGGTGAATGGTCGCCGCAGGGCGTGCGGGTTCTCCAGGACCCCGACGGAACGGTCCGGTGCCAGTTCGCTTCCCCGGCGGGCAGTGCGGCGCGCGACCAGGTCCGCCGCATGCTCTGCCTCGACATTGACGGCAGCGCGCTGGACCAGGTCGCCGCGAGAGACCCGCACGTTGCTGACCTGATGCGGCGTGCCCCGGGCTTGCGGCCGGTCCTGTTCGCCAGCCCGTACGAAGCCGCGGCCTGGAGCGTGCTCAGTCAACGTGTCCGCATGACCCAGGCGGCGGCGGTACGGGCCCGATTGTGCGCCGAGCTCGGCGACGTGGTCGACATCGCCGGGGTGCGTCGTACGGTCTTCCCCCGCCCGGACACACTGCTGCGGTCGGCCGCCGACCTGAGCCTCCCCGACACCGCTCGAGACCGGCTGCAGGCTGTGGCCCGTGCCGCCCTCGACGGGCAGCTCGACGCGGCGATGCTGCGCTCGCTGGATCCGCAGGACGCTCTGCGGCGACTGCTCACGATCCACGGGATAGGCCCGTTCTCCGCGGAACTGACTCTCGTGCGCGGTGCCGGAAGCCCGGACATGTTTCCCGCGCAGGAGCGGCGGCTGCGGAAGGTGCTGTCGCGGGTCTACCACCATTCGGCCGACGACGACCAGTACTTCGCCGAAGTCTCCCGCGCGTGGTCGCCGCTGCGCAGCTGGGTCTGTTTCCTGTTCCGCACCACCGAGGCCATCCCACTGATGTTCAGCGCACGAAAGTTGACCCCACGAAAGGAATCACCGGTATGA